Proteins from a genomic interval of Collinsella sp. zg1085:
- the rpsI gene encoding 30S ribosomal protein S9 translates to MAENTVVYYGTGRRKNAVARVRIVPGTGKVTINKRDAVDYFGRAQLVEDALAPFKVTDTVGSFDVIARCDGGGITGQSGALRLGISRALLEAGDYRADLKRAGFLTRDARVVERKKYGLKKARRAPQFSKR, encoded by the coding sequence ATGGCTGAGAATACCGTTGTATATTACGGCACCGGCCGTCGTAAGAACGCCGTTGCTCGTGTTCGTATTGTTCCAGGTACCGGCAAGGTAACCATCAACAAGCGTGATGCTGTCGATTATTTTGGTCGCGCTCAGCTTGTTGAGGATGCGCTGGCACCGTTCAAAGTAACTGATACCGTCGGCTCGTTTGACGTCATCGCGCGTTGCGATGGTGGTGGCATTACAGGTCAGTCTGGTGCGCTGCGTTTGGGCATTTCCCGTGCGCTGCTTGAGGCGGGCGATTACCGCGCCGATCTTAAGCGTGCTGGCTTCTTGACCCGCGATGCACGTGTGGTCGAGCGCAAAAAGTACGGTCTCAAGAAGGCACGTCGCGCTCCACAGTTCTCCAAGCGTTAA
- the rplM gene encoding 50S ribosomal protein L13 — translation MITKSTHYTKQTEAQRNWVVVDAEGAVLGRLATQVAAILRGKTKPQYTPNSDCGDFVVVINAEKVQLTGNKADTKVYYRHSGYNGGLKAESFRQAMEKHPEAVIERAVRGMLPKTTLGRAQLKKLKVYAGPEHPHAAQNPTTIELEG, via the coding sequence TTGATTACCAAATCGACTCACTACACCAAGCAAACCGAGGCCCAGCGTAACTGGGTTGTCGTGGATGCTGAAGGCGCCGTTCTGGGTCGCCTTGCTACTCAGGTTGCAGCAATTCTGCGCGGCAAGACCAAGCCCCAGTACACGCCCAACTCCGACTGTGGTGACTTTGTTGTCGTCATTAATGCCGAGAAGGTCCAGCTGACCGGCAATAAGGCTGACACAAAGGTTTACTACCGTCACAGCGGTTACAACGGCGGCCTCAAGGCTGAGAGCTTCCGTCAGGCTATGGAGAAGCACCCTGAGGCTGTTATCGAGCGCGCTGTTCGCGGCATGCTCCCTAAGACAACGCTCGGACGTGCTCAGCTTAAGAAGCTCAAGGTGTATGCAGGTCCTGAGCACCCGCATGCAGCACAAAACCCAACTACTATTGAGCTGGAGGGCTAA
- a CDS encoding patatin family protein, whose amino-acid sequence MQDIAQLTEQTDTKLPRSGAGKVALVLEGGSYRGQFSAGVLDIFMEQNVYFDAAIGVSAGVLHGLSYKSRQLGRANRVNLAFCNDPRYVSARSLVTSGSLVGYDFLLNEVQDKLDPFDNEAYLANPMTLTATLTNIVFGTAEYHEITHPVLDVDIIQATTSLPLVTQPVQIGSSVYLDGGIADSVPIEHMLEDEGYDRVVVILTQERSYIKEPYEHVGPIRKRYHAYPYLVEAIETRHLRYNEQREHVWEYESQGRALVIAPQTSVAVGHVEHDPEKLLALYIQGRQEGARMVEAVKEFIGSV is encoded by the coding sequence ATGCAAGATATAGCCCAGCTTACAGAACAGACAGATACTAAATTGCCGCGGTCAGGTGCGGGCAAGGTGGCACTTGTTCTTGAAGGCGGGAGCTATCGTGGGCAATTTAGCGCGGGCGTGCTTGACATTTTTATGGAGCAAAACGTCTATTTTGATGCGGCTATTGGGGTCTCGGCGGGCGTTTTGCATGGACTTAGTTATAAGTCGCGCCAACTTGGGCGCGCTAATCGCGTCAATCTGGCATTTTGTAATGACCCACGGTATGTAAGTGCCCGTTCGCTAGTGACAAGCGGTAGCTTGGTGGGATATGACTTTCTACTCAATGAGGTACAGGATAAGTTAGACCCTTTTGATAACGAAGCCTATCTTGCTAATCCTATGACGCTCACGGCAACGCTGACCAATATCGTATTTGGCACCGCTGAATACCACGAGATTACGCATCCGGTGCTCGATGTTGATATTATCCAAGCAACAACATCGCTGCCATTGGTAACTCAGCCAGTGCAGATTGGCTCGTCGGTCTATCTTGATGGTGGTATTGCCGATTCTGTACCAATTGAGCATATGCTTGAAGATGAGGGTTATGACCGCGTGGTTGTAATTCTCACACAGGAGCGCTCCTATATAAAAGAACCCTATGAGCATGTGGGTCCCATTCGCAAGCGCTATCATGCCTATCCCTATCTGGTAGAAGCTATCGAGACGCGCCACCTACGCTATAACGAGCAGCGTGAGCACGTGTGGGAGTATGAGTCGCAAGGTCGTGCGTTGGTTATTGCCCCGCAGACCTCGGTGGCTGTTGGTCATGTTGAGCACGACCCCGAGAAACTTTTGGCGCTTTATATTCAGGGTCGTCAAGAGGGTGCGCGCATGGTTGAGGCCGTGAAAGAATTTATAGGCAGCGTTTAG
- a CDS encoding DNA-binding protein, with the protein MYITVKQAAEKWMVSDRRVRILCSEGKVLGAYREGRAWKIPHDAIKPPDGRYKTKESLIPIIEDKLEVLRKRRPLTAGELERLHEEFLTEYTYNSNAIEGNTLTLRETDMVLRGLTIEQKSLKEHLEVIGHKEAFEYIRQLVRENVQISEKLIKDIHYLVLADKKEDRGVYRRVPVRIMGAAHEPVQPYLIIPKMEELLEQYTNSTEDIVTKLARFHIEFESIHPFIDGNGRTGRLLVNLELMKAGYPPIDIKFTDRLKYYEAFDAYHVKHNLSAMADMFAGYLNQRLDLYLSMLDE; encoded by the coding sequence ATGTATATTACGGTGAAACAAGCGGCTGAAAAATGGATGGTATCTGATAGAAGAGTAAGAATTTTATGCTCAGAAGGAAAGGTTCTCGGTGCATATCGAGAAGGAAGAGCTTGGAAAATACCACATGATGCAATAAAACCACCTGATGGAAGATATAAAACTAAGGAATCCCTTATTCCAATCATAGAAGATAAATTAGAGGTGCTTAGAAAAAGACGGCCTTTAACAGCAGGAGAGCTGGAAAGATTACATGAAGAATTTCTCACAGAATATACCTATAACTCAAATGCAATCGAAGGCAACACATTAACGTTACGAGAGACAGACATGGTCCTGAGAGGGCTTACTATTGAACAGAAATCATTAAAGGAGCATTTAGAGGTAATTGGACATAAAGAAGCTTTTGAATATATAAGACAGCTTGTTCGTGAAAATGTTCAAATATCTGAAAAGTTAATAAAGGACATTCACTATTTAGTTTTGGCTGATAAAAAAGAGGATAGAGGAGTATACAGAAGAGTTCCTGTTCGGATTATGGGAGCAGCACATGAACCTGTACAGCCCTATTTGATTATTCCTAAGATGGAAGAATTACTGGAACAATATACAAATAGCACGGAAGATATTGTGACCAAGCTGGCTCGTTTCCATATTGAATTTGAAAGCATACATCCTTTTATTGATGGAAATGGAAGAACCGGAAGATTACTCGTTAATTTGGAACTCATGAAAGCGGGTTATCCGCCGATAGACATAAAGTTTACCGACCGCTTGAAATATTATGAAGCCTTTGATGCATATCATGTAAAACATAACTTATCAGCAATGGCAGACATGTTTGCCGGATATTTAAATCAGAGACTAGATTTATATCTGTCTATGTTGGATGAGTAG